TTAGCCTTGCTATCCTCAACGAGGAAAGTCGTGAGCGCTTACTCACTTTATTAAAGCGCTGTCGCGCCAACGGGGGCAAAGTTATTTTTGATAATAACTACCGTCCACGTCTGTGGCAGAGCGTCGAACAAACACAGGCAGCCTATACCGCAATGCTGGCCTGCACCGATATCGCCTTCTTAACGTTGGATGATGAAGATCTGCTGTGGGGGCAAAAAGCCGCTGATGAGGTTATTGCACGCACCCATGCACTAGGCGTGAGTGAGGTGGTGATTAAACGCGGCGCTGATTCTTGTATTGTTTCAGTCGATGGGCAAACCGTAGACGTGCCCGCGGTTAAACTACCAAAAGAAAAGGTGGTTGATACCACCGCAGCGGGTGACTCATTCAGCGCCGGTTACTTAGCTGTTCGTCTGCGTGGCGGAACACCAGCCGCATCGGCACAACGCGGACATCAAACCGCCAGCACCGTCATTCAGTACCGTGGGGCCATCATCCCGCAGGAAGCCATGCCTCGCTAATAACCTTTCTATGCCCCATCCTTCCCCGATCAAGGGAAAGGATGGGAAATCACAGAGTTAACCGCCTTACTGAAATCTACTGAGCTGAAGTTGGCTCTTCTTTTGCCGCCGGATCCGCCTGTGGTGCGGTTGCAGAAGATGAAGCATCTTCCGGCACCGCATCACCTGCCGCCGAGGCATCTTCCATATTTAGTCCCATGGTATTGTTGTAGACATCACGTAACGCTTTCACGTTTTCCTCGGGTTCACCACGCGGCTGGCGCAGAATCAGCGTTGGTTCACGAGAAAGCTGGTTATGCAGCTCCTGATTCAAATCATCCAAAGTCAACGTTGCTAAGAAACTCTGACGCAGCTTTTGGTAGGTTTCAGGAGAAATATCTACCACGCCGCTTTGCTGCGAACGCAAACGCTGGCTCATCAGAACATCGGTGTCCGTGCGCGCATAAGTCGCAAACAGTTTGGTTAGCTGATCTTTCTTCTGCGCAATCATGGTATCAAATTCTTGCTGCGTAACGCCGTCATCATGCACCGCAGACATTTCCGTAGCGATAAAGCTCAGGGCTTTATTCAGATTGGCCTGCGTAGTCGACAGATGGATAGCGCACTGAGAACGCTGATATTGCACCTGACAATCAAACATCAGATTGACCGCCCCTTTCAGATCGCTGTTTGCCAATACCTGCTGTAAATGGCTGAACAGCGCTTCGCGAGCGAAATCACTTTTCCAATAGCGCTGAAGAACCTGAGAATCGCGAATTGGCTGCCAAGGCACATCCCACGTGATCGACAGCGTGTCCTGCTGTGCGTTCTCGGCAATCAGGTTAATCGGCGTAGTCGGCAGCGGAGCCAGCGTTGGTAAGGTTGCTGGCGTTTCACGTTTGCCTTTCAGATCGGCAAAAGCTTTATTGATCTGCTCGCTCAGGGAGCGGGAATCAACGTTACCGACCACGTAAAGCGTCATTGCATCTGGCGTATACCACTGCTGATAAAAGGCCTTCAACGACTGAGTATCTACCGGACGGTTTGGCCCTTGACCAGGCTCATGCCCAAGCATCGTTGAGCCTTTGAGACGAAGGCGCCACAAAGGATCGTTAGCATCGGAAGGCAGCGTCGCCACTAAATTTTCTGGGGATTGCAGAGCGCTAATCACCGTATTGCTATCAATATTCAACTTACCCGCGGTATTCGCCAGCCACAGCAACGCCTCTTTCAGCAGCTCAGGGCGGTTATTCGGCAAGCTTAAATTGTATGCGGTGTAATCATAAGAACTCACCGCCGGAGGTAACGGGCGCTGAGGGTCGATACTTTGTTGCCAGAACGATTGAAGCTGGCTCGCGGTAAAATTATCGCTATGTGTTAATGCTAAACGCGGCAACAGATGGGCAAAGCCCACCTGCTGATTTGATTCTACAAGTGAGCCAGTGCTCACTATCATACGCAACTCAATCCGATCGGATGGACGCTGTGGTGTGGCTAACAATTGCCATGAAAAACCATTATCCAGTTTTCCTTCCTGCCACGCGGGATCGGGCTGTAGTGCTTCAGAATGCACAGAGCTGCTGGCCGCCGCCAACAACAATCCACCAACCATGAGCCGAATTTTGGTGCCTTGCATGTGAACCCCTACTAAATACTGACAAAAATGTGCGAATTCCCCTGAGGAAGATAACCCATCTGGCCTGTAAAAACGGCTAACTCAACGCGATGAGTCAAGCATCGATTTTTAGACCACAAGAGTGGGATTATGTCACCCGACAGAGAGAAAAAAAGTTCTAAACAACAGCGACACTAGACAACAAAAGGCTCAGGAAGGTCGCAAGTCAGGATCGCTGGCGCATCTGAAGCCGAAAGTATGACGAATGAGTTGTTGTAGAAATGAATGGGCACATTATAAAGATGCCCCCGCTCGCATCAAGCGAATGGGGGCAATCCGTCATGTTCGGTAACAAAAACCGAGGAATAGGAGGGTTATAAGGTCTGTGTTTGAGCTGCGTTACGGTCTTTTTTACCTAAAACCGCCTTCATTTGTTTTTCATCTAGCTGGCGAACACGCTTCGCAACCACAATAGTCGCAACGCCGTTACCAATCAGATTCGTCAACGCACGCGCTTCTGACATAAAGCGGTCGATGCCTAAAATCAGCGCCAAACCCGCTACCGGTAGATGCCCTACCGCGGAAATGGTGGCAGCCAGTACGATAAATCCACTTCCGGTTACACCTGCGGCCCCTTTCGATGACAGCAACAGAACCACCAATAAGGTAATTTGATGCCAGATATCCATGTGTGAGTTGGTTGCCTGCGCAATAAACACCGCCGCCATGGTCAGGTAAATCGAGGTGCCATCAAGGTTAAATGAGTATCCTGTTGGTATCACTAACCCCACAACCGATTTCTTACAGCCTACTTTCTCCATCTTATCCAGCATGCGCGGCAGTGCAGATTCAGATGAGGAAGTCCCTAATACAATCAGCAACTCTTCTTTGATGTAGGCAATGAAACGGAAAATACTGAATCCGGTGGCCTTGGCGATGGAGCCCAGCACAAACACCACGAACAGCACACAGGTGATATAGAAGCAGATAATTAACTGTCCCAGTTGCACCAGCGTTCCAACGCCATATTTACCAATGGTAAAGGCCATCGCACCGAATGCACCGATTGGAGCCAGTTTCATAATCATATTAATGATGCCGAAAATGACTTTCGAGAAGCTGTCGATGAAGTTAAACATCATCTGTCCTTTCTCGCCCAGATGATGCAGTGCGAAACCAAACATCACGGCAAACAGCAGAACCTGAAGGATATTCCCACTCGCAAAGGCACCGATGACGCTACCTGGGATAATATCCATGACGAAAGCAACCAAGCCTTGTTGCGCAGCCTGATCGGCATAGACCGCCACCGCTTTGGCATCCAACGCGGCGGGATCGACGTTCATCCCCGCGCCC
This is a stretch of genomic DNA from Hafnia alvei. It encodes these proteins:
- a CDS encoding sugar kinase, which codes for MTIASHSNAKIAVIGECMIELSQKGADLSRGFGGDTLNTSVYLSRQVPENELAVHYVTALGTDTFSNEMLDAWQREGVKTELTQRLDNKLPGLYFIETDANGERTFYYWRNDAAARYWLDGEKADAICDQLAQFDYLYLSGISLAILNEESRERLLTLLKRCRANGGKVIFDNNYRPRLWQSVEQTQAAYTAMLACTDIAFLTLDDEDLLWGQKAADEVIARTHALGVSEVVIKRGADSCIVSVDGQTVDVPAVKLPKEKVVDTTAAGDSFSAGYLAVRLRGGTPAASAQRGHQTASTVIQYRGAIIPQEAMPR
- a CDS encoding M16 family metallopeptidase → MQGTKIRLMVGGLLLAAASSSVHSEALQPDPAWQEGKLDNGFSWQLLATPQRPSDRIELRMIVSTGSLVESNQQVGFAHLLPRLALTHSDNFTASQLQSFWQQSIDPQRPLPPAVSSYDYTAYNLSLPNNRPELLKEALLWLANTAGKLNIDSNTVISALQSPENLVATLPSDANDPLWRLRLKGSTMLGHEPGQGPNRPVDTQSLKAFYQQWYTPDAMTLYVVGNVDSRSLSEQINKAFADLKGKRETPATLPTLAPLPTTPINLIAENAQQDTLSITWDVPWQPIRDSQVLQRYWKSDFAREALFSHLQQVLANSDLKGAVNLMFDCQVQYQRSQCAIHLSTTQANLNKALSFIATEMSAVHDDGVTQQEFDTMIAQKKDQLTKLFATYARTDTDVLMSQRLRSQQSGVVDISPETYQKLRQSFLATLTLDDLNQELHNQLSREPTLILRQPRGEPEENVKALRDVYNNTMGLNMEDASAAGDAVPEDASSSATAPQADPAAKEEPTSAQ
- a CDS encoding dicarboxylate/amino acid:cation symporter — translated: MKKNLFKSLYFQVLLAISLGILLGHFYPDLGAQMKPLGDGFVKLIKMIIAPVIFCTVVTGIAGMESMKAVGRTGAIALLYFEVVSTIALIIGLVIVNIVQPGAGMNVDPAALDAKAVAVYADQAAQQGLVAFVMDIIPGSVIGAFASGNILQVLLFAVMFGFALHHLGEKGQMMFNFIDSFSKVIFGIINMIMKLAPIGAFGAMAFTIGKYGVGTLVQLGQLIICFYITCVLFVVFVLGSIAKATGFSIFRFIAYIKEELLIVLGTSSSESALPRMLDKMEKVGCKKSVVGLVIPTGYSFNLDGTSIYLTMAAVFIAQATNSHMDIWHQITLLVVLLLSSKGAAGVTGSGFIVLAATISAVGHLPVAGLALILGIDRFMSEARALTNLIGNGVATIVVAKRVRQLDEKQMKAVLGKKDRNAAQTQTL